Within the Nasonia vitripennis strain AsymCx chromosome 3 unlocalized genomic scaffold, Nvit_psr_1.1 chr3_random0005, whole genome shotgun sequence genome, the region acaataataatttttttctaaatctaaaaactttcaatattAACTTAATAAATTTAAGTACAAAAAGTCAGTAATGATCATATTGTGATATCTTCAAAAGATCATGGTTATAAATGCTCAAGTATCACAATAATATATAACAAAtcagtaaaatatttaattaaaaagaagtTTCTAGGGATAAAACTagcaaaataaatacatagtTATTATGTATATGTAACAAATTAAAACAACTAGCAAAAGTTGTTTTTTCTAGTAttttttagtataaataaGCTAAAAATAACTCAATAAAATGGATCTTTTGTTCAAACTCAATAATTTCCAATACTAAGTTGTACGTATGTTTTTATGTAGATTCTGCTTTTCCAGTTTTTCGGCCCATACTTAGTTGTGGGAAAgtacttttattttgtggTGGATTTAATCGCGATGAGAGATAAACAAATGCTTCATATAAACTTGGTCTGTCCATTACATTCACTTCAAAGTGTTTGAGTTTTTCACGAGCACACCAATTAGCAGCTTTACTTGCtgtattttctaaaattcgTTGCTCTATATCTGGTTTTGTTCTGTTTCCAATCACTATTgttataatttcttttttgtctttgtttttctctatatctttttttaaaggtaACAATACATCTAGAGATTCTGGTTTTGCAGTATCGTAAACCAACACATAGCCATCAGCAAAACCAAGATAATGCCTTGCTAGTTGTTGGTTATTTGAACTACTCTGTAGGGGTTCTAATCCAGCAGTGTCATAAAACCGCACTTTTTCTTTGGCCCCCTTGTCTGTTTCAATGTTTGCTACATAAATGTCTTCAATGGTAGTGTGTATTTCCTAAAAAGAATTATTGAGTATGACAATTCACGTAAGTATGAACCCTTGTTGTCAAAAGTGGTTTGTACAGCATAACCTTACTTACCGTTTTTGGAGTTACATTTCCATAAACTAGTTGTTCAAGTAAAGCTGTTTTTCCGACACTTTTCATTCCACAAACAACGACTCGTGTGGTttttcccattttttgttCGAGTAATTAACACTTATTTTGTTAATGTTTTTTCATCATAGTTGCAGCAATAATAAAGCGGGATCAACATCCAACATTGAATAGTGTGGTACATGGTGGTACCTACTTTATTATAGTACTCCTTATACTCTAGTTTATACTCCTTATACTCCCTGTTTACTGTGCTGATTGGCTCAGAATGATGAACAGTTAGGTCAGAACAGCCTCTGAAACAGCTATACAGACATATAGTTAAGTAAGTATATAGTCAGATAGTgcgagagctgcagcagcaacagaaTAAGGAGGTCAGgttgtacatacatatataagaTACGTGTGTACTTATATTATGTATGTACCTATATATTATCATCATaccgtcgctccctacgaatagtagcactgttcaaatttcccgtcataagtagcacaactcaaaatttcccgcgaagactatCACGACTCAAACTTTCTCGCAActtaaacaacgaatttctataaaaatttcccgatttttgcgaaactgtccacaatgaacatttttaaatattcacaatttacaactttttaccgaatttaaaattattttcacaaatacaatagtttttttacaaacatttttttaaattattcactttttttagaaatctAAAATTTCCGAAATCAAGTggcgaaggcgagtttgagaagcagacgaagccgtgGCGCCCGTGACattatttacttctatatcggtgttcggatttttcatgatacagaaaaaaatgcttattgttactgttcgtaagattttttggcttattagtatgttttctgagctaaactatgatttctaacaaaaatattagtgaaaaggctgct harbors:
- the LOC100118317 gene encoding NF-kappa-B inhibitor-interacting Ras-like protein gives rise to the protein MGKTTRVVVCGMKSVGKTALLEQLVYGNVTPKTEIHTTIEDIYVANIETDKGAKEKVRFYDTAGLEPLQSSSNNQQLARHYLGFADGYVLVYDTAKPESLDVLLPLKKDIEKNKDKKEIITIVIGNRTKPDIEQRILENTASKAANWCAREKLKHFEVNVMDRPSLYEAFVYLSSRLNPPQNKSTFPQLSMGRKTGKAEST